Sequence from the Desulfotignum phosphitoxidans DSM 13687 genome:
CCCGTGTTTAAAGACTGGGAGATCTTTTAAAATGAAAATCGGTATTGCAGGCGTTGGCGGCATCGGCTCCAATGTGGCCCGGCACCTGGCCCAGGCCGGAATGCCGCATCTGAAGGTGGTGGATTTTGATGGGGTGGTCCCGGACAATCTGAACCGCCAGTTTTACTCAATGGATCAGGTGGGCTGCCCCAAAGTGGACAGCCTGAAACAGAATCTGCAAAACATCCATCCGGCCATTCGCGTGGAAACCCTGAACCTCAGGCTGGGACCGGACAACATGGCCCGGATCTTCTCGGACTGCGATGGGGTGGTGGAAGGGCTGGATGATCCGGGTACCAAAAAACAGTTGATGGAAGCACTGGCGGATGCGGGAATTCCCGTGGTATCAGCCTCGGGTATAGCCGGACAGGACATGGACGGCATTGCTGTCCGGACCATGGGCAACTGCCATATTGTGGGGGACTTTTCCACGGATATCGCCCATGCCCTGCTGTTTCCGCCCAAGATTGCCATGATCGCGGCCCGAATGGCCCAGATCGTTTTAAAATTGAAACAAACCATTTTCCCCAAAGGTATTTACGGCATCCTGGGAGAGGCTTTTTCTTTGGGCCGGTCCAATGTGACCATGGCAGAGCAGCTGGTGGACACCGGCATCGATATCCTTCAGTACCGGGAAAAACCCGGAACAAAAGACCGGAAAACCATGCTGGAAGAATGTGAAAAAATCCGGAAGATCACGGCAGATGCCCATGTGCCGTTTATCATCAACGATTTTCTGGATATTGCCATGATCATCGGCGCGGACGGGGTCCACATGGGACAGACCGATCTCCCCGTGAGGGCGGTGAAGCAGCTGGCGCCACGGCTTTTGGTGGGCTGCTCCACCCATTCCCCGGCCCAGGCGGCACAGGCGATGGCGGACGGGGCCGATTACATCGGGGTGGGGCCCTTGTTTGCCACCCAAACCAAAGAAGATGTATGCGAAGCCGTGGGTCTTGAATACCTGGAATATGTTTCAGCAAATTTAGACATTCCGTTTGTGGCTATCGGCGGGATCAAACGGCACAACCTGGCTGACGTGGTGTCCAAAGGCGCGAAAACCGTGTGCCTGGTCACAGAGATTATCAGCGCCCGGGATATCGGAAAACGGATGCAGGAGATCCGGCAGGTCATGCAACGCGTTTCATGACCCCTGTCCGCAGCCGTTCAGGCAGTGACATAGAACAGATCAGAGTCCGGTACCCGCTGGGATCCCCCGGACATCGGATCTGCCAACCTTTGCACCGGAAACAGACGGGGCTTTGAGGCTGCAGGGAAGCAGCACCTGACATTTGGCGCACACATGGGTGGAAGGATCCATGTCTTTGAACGTATCCAGGACGGCCAGGTTCTCTTTGAGCCGTTCCCAGCATTTTTTCCGGTCAATGCCGGTTTCCGGGGACACGGCCCCCACGGGACAGCGATTCACGCACATGAGACACGCCTGCCCGTTTTTATGCAGGCAGAGTTCCTTGTCTTGCACCACCGGGCTGTCGCCGAGATCTGCATCCGTGACCAGGCTTCCCAGGCGCCCGGTACACCCGGCCGGGGTAATGAGCTGGGCGTTCACCCCGAACCGTCCCAGCCCGGCAAGATATCCCAGGTGTTTGTGGGACCAGCGCGCCATCAGTTTTTCATGGTCAAAATTATGGGTGGCAGGCACCAAGGCACAGGCATATCCCCGGTCCTCCAGAAACTGCTGGAGACGTTCACATAAGCGGTTGATCAACGTATTGGTGGTCTGATAAGCCAGGCCCCAGTTCCGGCACGGCCTGTCGCCGTCATGGTTTTCTTTGGCCAGGGCTTTGTTGAACGGCACAAAAAACACGATCACACTACGGC
This genomic interval carries:
- the thiE gene encoding thiamine phosphate synthase; translation: MKIGIAGVGGIGSNVARHLAQAGMPHLKVVDFDGVVPDNLNRQFYSMDQVGCPKVDSLKQNLQNIHPAIRVETLNLRLGPDNMARIFSDCDGVVEGLDDPGTKKQLMEALADAGIPVVSASGIAGQDMDGIAVRTMGNCHIVGDFSTDIAHALLFPPKIAMIAARMAQIVLKLKQTIFPKGIYGILGEAFSLGRSNVTMAEQLVDTGIDILQYREKPGTKDRKTMLEECEKIRKITADAHVPFIINDFLDIAMIIGADGVHMGQTDLPVRAVKQLAPRLLVGCSTHSPAQAAQAMADGADYIGVGPLFATQTKEDVCEAVGLEYLEYVSANLDIPFVAIGGIKRHNLADVVSKGAKTVCLVTEIISARDIGKRMQEIRQVMQRVS
- a CDS encoding epoxyqueuosine reductase, with the translated sequence MMPDSITPDDIRKMIETYVQEYSKTHQVPDYWRKPLAAFAKADDRFEVLPEIAAPDHAFPEELLPGGRSVIVFFVPFNKALAKENHDGDRPCRNWGLAYQTTNTLINRLCERLQQFLEDRGYACALVPATHNFDHEKLMARWSHKHLGYLAGLGRFGVNAQLITPAGCTGRLGSLVTDADLGDSPVVQDKELCLHKNGQACLMCVNRCPVGAVSPETGIDRKKCWERLKENLAVLDTFKDMDPSTHVCAKCQVLLPCSLKAPSVSGAKVGRSDVRGIPAGTGL